Sequence from the Thermoplasmata archaeon genome:
GGCGTGGTCGACGCCCGAAACACGCGGCTCGAGGATCCGAGGGCTCTCGCAGCCCGAGTCCGGCGGCTCCAAGATTCGGTCGACCTCAATCGCTCCTACCTCGCACCGTCGAACGGGCTCGAGTTCCTGCCACGGGAGAAGGCTCGGCAGAAACTCGCCGTGCTGGTTGCCGCCGCAACGCGCATCGGAGGCGGCGCATGAGCGCACTTGAGACCACGAGCGTCGGGTCCCTGCCGAAGCCGGACTACCTGACCGCGGCGCGGGCCAAGGAGGCCGCCGGGAAGCTCAAGGCCGCGGAGCTTCGCGGACTCTCCGAAAGGGCGACGGCCGAGTGGATTCGGTTTCAGGAGGGCATCGGGATCGACATCCTCGTGGACGGGGAGCAGTACCGCGGGGACATGGCCACGTACTTCGCGGAGAACCTCGAGGGGATGGAGATCTCCGGCCTCGTCCGCTCCTACGGGAATCGGTACTACAAGAAGCCCATCATCACGGGCGAGCTCGA
This genomic interval carries:
- a CDS encoding methionine synthase — translated: MSALETTSVGSLPKPDYLTAARAKEAAGKLKAAELRGLSERATAEWIRFQEGIGIDILVDGEQYRGDMATYFAENLEGMEISGLVRSYGNRYYKKPIITGEL